A genome region from Primulina eburnea isolate SZY01 chromosome 9, ASM2296580v1, whole genome shotgun sequence includes the following:
- the LOC140840637 gene encoding 3-ketoacyl-CoA synthase 7-like translates to MVISSETSLSFIPFSASQILAFSVFLFLVYFFSSKSIGVYLIDFSCYLPPANLRVPGAHFVEHVELSDVFVRETIDFQTKVYERSSIGPQSCLPLSVHQIPHDKSLNPPKAEIETVLFTVVKDILEKHQVNPKNIDILVSNCSIFCPTPSITSMVINKFGFRSNIKSISLSGMGCSAGLVAISLAKDLLKVNRNSLALVLSMEVITSNGYEGKLKSFLLANVLFRMGGVAVLLSNKTQDRRRSKYTIRHLFRTHMGSDNESYKSVYQEADESGIVGVSLSRSLLRVAGNAMKNNITELAPHILPLNELIITGLSIVGSKLFGQKTEICVPDFKRNISHFCIHAGGKAVIDAVQDKLRLSNEDGEASRMTLYRFGNTSSSSVWYELSYLEAKGRIKKGDRVWQIAFGSGFKCNSAIWECICELDPKTRNVWSDEIDLYPVSIPDVADY, encoded by the coding sequence ATGGTGATTTCATCTGAAACTTCCCTTTCCTTTATCCCTTTTTCTGCCTCTCAAATCTTAGCATTCAGTGTATTTCTCTTCCTTGTATACTTCTTTTCTTCAAAATCCATTGGCGTTTACCTTATAGACTTTTCATGCTATCTCCCACCTGCAAATTTAAGGGTTCCAGGAGCTCATTTCGTAGAACATGTTGAGTTAAGCGATGTTTTCGTGAGAGAAACCATAGATTTTCAAACAAAAGTGTATGAAAGATCTTCCATTGGTCCTCAGTCATGTTTACCTCTTTCAGTTCATCAAATCCCACATGATAAATCTCTAAATCCACCCAAAGCCGAAATAGAAACTGTCCTCTTTACTGTCGTTAAAGACATCCTCGAAAAACACCAAGTGAACCCCAAAAACATAGACATTCTTGTATCCAACTGCAGCATCTTCTGCCCCACGCCTTCCATCACATCTATGGTCATAAACAAATTCGGATTCCGAAGCAACATAAAAAGCATTAGCCTCAGCGGAATGGGGTGCAGCGCCGGATTAGTAGCCATTAGCTTGGCTAAAGATTTGCTAAAAGTTAACAGAAACTCACTTGCTTTGGTTCTTAGCATGGAAGTCATAACCTCAAATGGTTACGAAGGAAAGTTAAAATCCTTTCTTTTAGCAAACGTTCTGTTCCGAATGGGGGGCGTAGCAGTCTTGTTATCCAACAAAACCCAAGACAGAAGACGATCGAAATACACTATTCGTCATCTTTTCAGAACCCACATGGGGTCAGATAACGAATCGTACAAATCCGTTTATCAAGAAGCCGATGAATCCGGGATAGTGGGAGTTTCGTTATCAAGAAGCCTGCTTCGTGTAGCAGGAAATGCAATGAAGAACAACATAACAGAACTAGCCCCCCATATTTTACCCCTTAACGAGCTGATTATCACCGGACTTTCCATAGTCGGATCAAAACTTTTCGGGCAAAAGACAGAAATATGTGTTCCGGATTTCAAGAGAAATATCAGTCATTTCTGTATACATGCCGGTGGGAAGGCGGTGATCGATGCGGTACAGGATAAGTTGAGGCTGAGCAACGAAGACGGAGAGGCGTCAAGAATGACACTTTACAGATTCGGGAACACTTCATCTTCCTCTGTGTGGTATGAGCTGAGTTATTTGGAGGCCAAGGGTAGGATTAAAAAGGGTGATCGGGTTTGGCAGATTGCATTTGGGAGTGGTTTCAAGTGTAACAGCGCGATTTGGGAATGTATCTGTGAGTTGGATCCCAAGACGAGGAATGTGTGGTCCGATGAAATAGATTTGTACCCAGTTTCCATCCCAGATGTGGCTGATTATTGA